One Lacipirellulaceae bacterium DNA window includes the following coding sequences:
- the hydA gene encoding dihydropyrimidinase, producing the protein MSTLITGGRIITATDDFVGDVLLEGETVVAVGPVVEAPEDATRIDASGKYVFPGFIDPHVHVYLPFMGTQAADTHATASRAALVGGTTTFIEMCCPANNEQPLEAFELWQEKAKDSSCDYTFHMGVSRFDKETRPQLEEIVNRGIASLKVFLAYKGAFSLPDEDLYQTLKFAKERGLIVTAHCENADLVLQKQQELIAAGKTGPEWHEPSRPTTVEAEGVHHLMTFAELTGAHVYCVHTSCREALEAVQSAQLRGVAAWVEVVLPHLVFDKSYAEKEDFEGAKYVMSPPLRDASHQQPLWNGLRSGLISTVATDHAPFNFADQKVMGRDDFTKIPNGIPSIEHRVELLYEHGVNTGKIDLQTFVDTASTQAAKLFGLYPQKGTIAVGSDADVVIFDPEANRSITQSNHNMNVDYSGFEGWTHKGSVEQVFLRGKQQVKDGQFVGSEGDGKYLSRAPTHF; encoded by the coding sequence ATGAGCACTCTGATCACCGGCGGCCGTATTATCACGGCAACAGACGACTTCGTTGGCGATGTTCTCCTCGAAGGTGAAACGGTTGTCGCGGTCGGACCGGTGGTCGAAGCACCTGAAGACGCCACCCGTATTGATGCCTCAGGCAAGTACGTGTTTCCTGGCTTCATCGATCCGCACGTGCATGTCTATCTTCCTTTCATGGGCACCCAGGCTGCGGACACGCATGCGACTGCCAGTCGAGCGGCATTAGTTGGCGGAACGACCACCTTCATCGAGATGTGCTGCCCTGCGAACAACGAGCAGCCGCTCGAAGCGTTCGAGCTTTGGCAAGAGAAGGCGAAGGATTCTTCCTGCGACTATACCTTCCACATGGGGGTTTCTCGTTTCGACAAAGAGACTCGCCCCCAATTGGAGGAAATCGTCAATCGGGGGATTGCCTCGCTCAAAGTGTTTTTGGCCTACAAAGGGGCCTTCTCACTTCCGGACGAAGATCTCTACCAGACGCTGAAATTCGCCAAAGAGCGCGGTCTGATCGTCACGGCCCACTGTGAGAACGCGGACCTCGTTCTTCAAAAGCAGCAGGAATTGATTGCCGCCGGCAAAACGGGCCCAGAGTGGCACGAACCTTCACGCCCAACGACCGTCGAAGCCGAAGGCGTCCACCACTTGATGACCTTCGCTGAATTGACCGGTGCACATGTCTATTGCGTTCATACGTCTTGTCGCGAAGCGTTAGAGGCCGTTCAATCTGCTCAACTGCGTGGCGTTGCCGCTTGGGTTGAAGTCGTGCTGCCGCACTTGGTCTTCGACAAGTCCTACGCCGAAAAGGAAGATTTCGAAGGCGCCAAGTATGTCATGTCTCCGCCTCTACGTGACGCAAGTCACCAACAGCCGCTCTGGAATGGCTTGCGTTCGGGCCTTATCAGCACCGTGGCGACCGATCATGCTCCATTCAACTTTGCCGATCAAAAGGTGATGGGGCGGGACGACTTCACAAAGATCCCCAACGGAATCCCCTCGATTGAGCACCGCGTCGAGTTGCTTTACGAACACGGAGTGAACACCGGTAAGATCGACTTGCAGACGTTCGTCGACACGGCCAGTACCCAAGCCGCTAAGCTCTTCGGGCTCTACCCGCAGAAGGGAACGATTGCCGTGGGCAGCGACGCCGACGTGGTGATTTTCGATCCCGAGGCAAATCGCTCGATCACTCAATCAAACCACAATATGAACGTCGACTATAGCGGGTTCGAAGGTTGGACCCACAAGGGCAGCGTTGAGCAAGTATTTCTCCGCGGCAAGCAGCAGGTGAAGGACGGCCAGTTCGTCGGCAGCGAGGGCGACGGCAAGTACCTCAGCCGCGCACCAACGCACTTCTGA